In Modestobacter versicolor, a single genomic region encodes these proteins:
- a CDS encoding sugar ABC transporter substrate-binding protein: protein MTALAATLVFGLAACGSDDDGGSGGGGGGGEEAAGKVGVILPDTESSTRWESFDRPLLEQAFEDAGIEYDIQNAEGDAQRMATIAEQMITEGVTVLAIVNLDNASGAQIQQQAAQQGVQTIDYDRLTLGGSAEYYVSFDNTEVGRLQGQGLADCLGPEAANIAFLNGSPDDSNATLFAAGAHEVLDEMTQYTQVAEQAVPGWEPEQAATIFEQMYTQAGGNIQGVLAANDQLGNAAIQTLVRNGQAGQVPVTGQDASVEGLQNILAERQCMTVYKPAAEEAGALAELAISLINGEDAPDIINGESEDSEGDRQVPSVLLDPVSINRDNVKQVVDDGQVTAAELCTGEYAAACTELGIQ, encoded by the coding sequence ATGACGGCTCTCGCAGCCACGCTCGTGTTCGGGCTGGCTGCCTGCGGCAGCGACGACGACGGTGGCAGCGGCGGCGGTGGTGGTGGCGGTGAGGAGGCCGCCGGCAAGGTCGGCGTGATCCTGCCCGACACCGAGTCCTCGACCCGGTGGGAGTCCTTCGACCGTCCGCTGCTCGAGCAGGCCTTCGAGGACGCCGGCATCGAGTACGACATCCAGAACGCCGAGGGCGACGCCCAGCGGATGGCGACGATCGCCGAGCAGATGATCACCGAGGGCGTCACCGTCCTGGCGATCGTCAACCTGGACAACGCCTCCGGCGCGCAGATCCAGCAGCAGGCCGCGCAGCAGGGGGTGCAGACGATCGACTACGACCGGCTCACCCTGGGCGGCTCGGCGGAGTACTACGTCTCCTTCGACAACACCGAGGTCGGCCGGCTGCAGGGCCAGGGCCTGGCCGACTGCCTCGGCCCGGAGGCCGCGAACATCGCCTTCCTCAACGGCTCGCCCGACGACAGCAACGCCACGCTGTTCGCCGCCGGCGCGCACGAGGTGCTCGACGAGATGACCCAGTACACCCAGGTCGCCGAGCAGGCCGTGCCCGGCTGGGAGCCGGAGCAGGCGGCGACGATCTTCGAGCAGATGTACACCCAGGCCGGCGGCAACATCCAGGGCGTGCTCGCGGCGAACGACCAGCTCGGCAACGCCGCGATCCAGACCCTGGTGCGCAACGGCCAGGCCGGCCAGGTGCCGGTGACCGGCCAGGACGCCTCGGTCGAGGGCCTGCAGAACATCCTCGCCGAGCGCCAGTGCATGACGGTCTACAAGCCGGCCGCCGAGGAGGCGGGCGCGCTGGCCGAGCTGGCCATCTCGCTGATCAACGGGGAGGACGCGCCGGACATCATCAACGGCGAGTCCGAGGACTCCGAGGGTGACCGCCAGGTCCCGTCGGTGCTGCTGGACCCGGTGTCCATCAACCGCGACAACGTCAAGCAGGTCGTCGACGACGGTCAGGTGACGGCAGCGGAGCTGTGCACCGGCGAGTACGCCGCCGCCTGCACCGAGCTCGGCATCCAGTAA
- a CDS encoding ATP-binding cassette domain-containing protein translates to MSVPQSGDGTPVLELRGVNKSFGAVQVLHGVDLKVYTGKVTALVGDNGAGKSTLIKSIAGIHPIDSGEILFEGRPVQVAGPRDSAALGIEVVYQDLALADNLDVVQNMFLGRERTKGILLDEASMEQAARDTLARLSVRTLKSVRQLVSSLSGGQRQTVAIAKAVLWESKVVILDEPTAALGVAQTRQVLDLVRRLADTGHAVVFISHNMVDVFEVADRVAALYLGRVAADVPISTVDRSQVIELITAGRSGDLGMAPAAAAEVGI, encoded by the coding sequence ATGAGCGTTCCGCAGTCCGGGGACGGCACGCCCGTCCTCGAACTCCGTGGCGTGAACAAGAGCTTCGGTGCGGTCCAGGTCCTCCACGGCGTCGACCTGAAGGTCTACACCGGCAAGGTCACCGCACTCGTCGGCGACAACGGAGCCGGCAAGAGCACCCTGATCAAGTCCATCGCCGGCATCCACCCCATCGACAGCGGCGAGATCCTCTTCGAGGGCCGCCCGGTCCAGGTCGCCGGTCCTCGTGACTCCGCGGCCCTCGGCATCGAGGTCGTCTACCAGGACCTCGCGCTCGCCGACAACCTCGACGTCGTGCAGAACATGTTCCTCGGGCGCGAGCGCACCAAGGGCATCCTGCTCGACGAGGCGTCCATGGAGCAGGCCGCCCGGGACACCCTGGCCCGGCTCTCGGTGCGGACGCTGAAGTCCGTCCGCCAGCTGGTGTCCAGCCTGTCCGGTGGCCAGCGGCAGACCGTGGCCATCGCCAAGGCCGTGCTCTGGGAGTCCAAGGTCGTCATCCTCGACGAGCCCACCGCGGCCCTCGGGGTGGCGCAGACCCGCCAGGTCCTGGACCTGGTGCGCCGGCTGGCCGACACCGGGCACGCCGTCGTGTTCATCTCGCACAACATGGTCGACGTCTTCGAGGTCGCCGACCGGGTCGCCGCCCTCTACCTGGGCCGCGTCGCCGCCGACGTGCCCATCTCCACGGTCGACCGCAGCCAGGTCATCGAGCTGATCACCGCCGGCCGGTCCGGTGACCTCGGCATGGCGCCCGCCGCCGCAGCAGAAGTTGGGATCTGA
- a CDS encoding thiolase family protein, whose product MSRQLREVVFVDGVRTPFGKAGPTGIYAETRADDLVVRCIRELLRRNPSLPPERVDEVAIAATTQIGDQGLTIGRTAALLAGLPKSVPGYAIDRMCAGAMTAVTTTASGIAFGAYDVAIAGGVEHMGHHPMGEGVDPNPRFVSEKIVDGSALVMGSTAENLHDRFPHLTKERADAFAVASQQKYAKAAAEGHIGPELVPVATRSAEAGWGLATADEPPRPGTTLEGLATLKTPFRPHGHVTAGNAAGLNDGATGCLLAAEDVAVELGLAIGMRLVGYGFAGVEPEVMGTGPIPSTEKALASTGLSISDIGLFELNEAFAVQVLAFLDHYGIADDDERVNPWGGAIAVGHPLASSGVRLMTQLSRQFAQRPDVRYGLTAMCIGIGMGGTVIWENPNWEGARA is encoded by the coding sequence ATGTCCCGCCAGCTGCGCGAGGTCGTCTTCGTCGACGGCGTGCGCACCCCCTTCGGCAAGGCCGGCCCGACGGGCATCTACGCCGAGACGCGCGCCGACGACCTCGTCGTCCGGTGCATCCGGGAGCTGCTGCGCCGCAACCCGTCGCTGCCGCCGGAGCGCGTCGACGAGGTGGCGATCGCCGCCACCACCCAGATCGGCGACCAGGGGCTGACCATCGGCCGCACCGCCGCGCTGCTCGCCGGTCTGCCGAAGTCGGTGCCCGGGTACGCCATCGACCGGATGTGCGCCGGCGCGATGACCGCGGTGACCACCACGGCCAGCGGCATCGCCTTCGGCGCCTACGACGTCGCCATCGCCGGCGGGGTCGAGCACATGGGCCACCACCCGATGGGCGAGGGCGTGGACCCCAACCCGCGCTTCGTCAGCGAGAAGATCGTCGACGGCTCCGCCCTGGTGATGGGCTCGACGGCGGAGAACCTGCACGACCGCTTCCCGCACCTGACCAAGGAGCGCGCCGACGCGTTCGCGGTGGCCAGCCAGCAGAAGTACGCGAAGGCCGCGGCCGAGGGGCACATCGGCCCGGAGCTGGTGCCGGTCGCCACCCGGTCGGCCGAGGCCGGCTGGGGGCTCGCCACCGCCGACGAGCCACCGCGGCCGGGCACCACCCTCGAGGGGCTGGCCACGCTCAAGACGCCGTTCCGCCCGCACGGGCACGTGACCGCGGGCAACGCCGCCGGCCTCAACGACGGCGCCACCGGCTGCCTGCTCGCCGCCGAGGACGTCGCCGTCGAGCTGGGCCTGGCGATCGGCATGCGACTGGTCGGCTACGGCTTCGCCGGGGTCGAGCCCGAGGTCATGGGCACCGGGCCCATCCCGTCGACGGAGAAGGCGCTGGCCAGCACCGGCCTGTCCATCTCCGACATCGGGCTGTTCGAGCTCAACGAGGCCTTCGCCGTCCAGGTGCTGGCCTTCCTGGACCACTACGGCATCGCCGACGACGACGAGCGGGTCAACCCCTGGGGCGGCGCCATCGCCGTCGGTCACCCGCTGGCCTCCTCCGGCGTCCGGCTGATGACCCAGCTGTCCCGCCAGTTCGCCCAGCGTCCGGACGTGCGCTACGGGCTCACCGCGATGTGCATCGGCATCGGCATGGGCGGCACCGTGATCTGGGAGAACCCGAACTGGGAAGGGGCACGGGCGTGA